One part of the Lytechinus pictus isolate F3 Inbred chromosome 3, Lp3.0, whole genome shotgun sequence genome encodes these proteins:
- the LOC129256206 gene encoding cellular retinoic acid-binding protein 1-like, whose protein sequence is MADFSGKWVFDHAENMETLADKLKIDPAKIPKDRSSTVEISQNGDNFHIVSVGGGRTRDMNFTIGKSFVDPDILELRSKEIQVTPSWNGSKLVLTGPKGTNSATREMVGSQMVVTFNWEGVVGKRFFNRA, encoded by the exons ATGGCTGACTTCTCAGGCAAGTGGGTGTTTGACCATGCTGAGAACATGGAGACCCTTGCGGACAAACTGAAGATTGACCCTGCTAAGATCCCCAAAGATCGTTCCTCAACTGTGGAGATCAGCCAGAATGGAGACAACTTTCACATCGTTTCAGTTGGGGGCGGTAGGACACGTGAT ATGAACTTCACGATTGGCAAGTCGTTTGTCGATCCCGACATACTGGAACTGCGTAGCAAGGAGATTCAAGTAACACCTAGCTGGAACGGGAGCAAACTGGTTCTAACTGGTCCCAAGGGAACCAACAGTGCTACCAGGGAGATGGTCGGCAGTCAGATGGTTGTCACCTTTAACTGGGAGGGGGTCGTGGGCAAACGGTTCTTTAATAGGGCTTAA